One window of the Sphaerochaeta associata genome contains the following:
- the rplE gene encoding 50S ribosomal protein L5, with amino-acid sequence MEKFVPNLKTKYLETAAPALFKELGYTSKMQIPALEKIVVSVGVGEAITNKKLLDAAVKELEQITGQHVLKTKARKSIANFKVREGQEIGAMVTLRGDNMWFFLERLISVALPRVKDFKGVKPNAFDGHGNYSLGITEQIIFPEIDFDKIERVSGFNIAIVTTAKTDEEGYALLAKLGMPFSK; translated from the coding sequence ATGGAAAAGTTCGTACCAAACCTTAAAACGAAATACCTTGAAACTGCGGCTCCCGCCTTGTTCAAGGAGCTTGGCTACACCTCCAAGATGCAGATTCCAGCCCTGGAAAAGATTGTTGTCAGTGTTGGTGTCGGCGAGGCTATTACCAATAAGAAGCTTCTCGATGCTGCTGTTAAAGAGCTCGAGCAGATCACCGGTCAGCATGTCCTTAAGACCAAGGCCAGAAAGTCCATTGCCAACTTCAAGGTCCGCGAAGGCCAGGAAATCGGCGCTATGGTCACCCTTCGTGGTGACAACATGTGGTTCTTCCTGGAACGGTTGATTAGTGTTGCTCTTCCCCGCGTCAAGGACTTCAAGGGTGTAAAGCCCAATGCCTTTGATGGTCATGGAAACTATTCGCTGGGTATCACCGAGCAGATTATTTTCCCGGAAATCGACTTCGATAAAATCGAGCGTGTCAGCGGCTTTAACATCGCCATTGTAACGACCGCGAAGACCGATGAAGAAGGCTACGCCCTGCTTGCAAAGCTTGGCATGCCCTTCAGCAAATAA
- the rplX gene encoding 50S ribosomal protein L24, translating into MKLKKNDTVLIIAGKDKGKSGKIVKVDRENERVVVQGANMVKKTMKKKNPQDKGGIMEIEAPIHVSNVAYVTGKGEPTRIGYKFDESGNKVRYAKKTGEVI; encoded by the coding sequence ATGAAGCTTAAGAAGAACGACACCGTACTGATTATTGCTGGCAAGGACAAAGGTAAGTCCGGCAAGATCGTAAAGGTAGACCGTGAGAATGAGAGGGTCGTCGTCCAGGGTGCCAACATGGTCAAGAAGACCATGAAAAAGAAGAATCCGCAGGATAAGGGCGGCATCATGGAAATCGAGGCTCCGATCCACGTTTCCAACGTTGCGTATGTCACCGGAAAGGGTGAGCCTACCAGGATCGGGTACAAGTTTGATGAAAGTGGAAACAAAGTCCGCTACGCCAAGAAAACCGGGGAAGTAATCTAA
- the rplN gene encoding 50S ribosomal protein L14, whose translation MVQMQTYLNVADNSGAKQVQCIKVLGGSHRYVAGIGDIIVVAVKNALPHGAIKKGDVMKAVIVRTKKEYRRPDGTYIRFDDNACVIIDANNNPRGKRIFGPVARELRDKYMKIVSLAPEVL comes from the coding sequence ATGGTACAGATGCAGACGTATTTGAATGTTGCGGACAACAGTGGTGCCAAGCAGGTGCAGTGCATCAAGGTGCTTGGCGGCAGCCACCGGTATGTTGCAGGAATTGGCGATATTATTGTAGTTGCTGTTAAAAATGCCCTGCCCCACGGCGCCATCAAGAAAGGTGACGTCATGAAGGCGGTCATTGTTCGAACGAAGAAGGAATACCGCCGACCTGACGGTACCTATATCAGGTTCGATGACAACGCGTGCGTTATCATTGATGCCAACAATAACCCGCGCGGCAAGCGTATCTTCGGGCCCGTAGCTAGAGAGCTGCGTGACAAGTACATGAAGATCGTTTCACTCGCGCCGGAAGTGTTGTAG
- the rpsQ gene encoding 30S ribosomal protein S17 produces MEANKKSFTGQVVSDKMDKTIVVAISSRRLHPLYKKYVTTTKKVKAHDERNEANIGDTVRVVESRHISKDKCWRLVQIVERAR; encoded by the coding sequence ATGGAAGCTAACAAGAAAAGTTTTACCGGCCAGGTGGTCAGTGACAAGATGGACAAGACTATCGTCGTGGCCATCTCCTCCAGAAGACTGCATCCCCTGTATAAGAAGTATGTGACCACCACCAAGAAAGTGAAGGCACATGATGAACGGAACGAGGCCAATATCGGCGACACCGTACGTGTTGTTGAAAGCCGCCACATCAGCAAAGATAAGTGCTGGCGTCTCGTGCAGATCGTCGAGCGCGCTCGCTAA
- the rpmC gene encoding 50S ribosomal protein L29, with translation MKNSYNDLTLDELAAKKEKLHKEYFDLRMGRVLGHVENPLAVRTIRRNIARVNTRIREYELGIRKAAK, from the coding sequence ATGAAAAATTCATATAATGATTTAACCCTTGACGAGCTGGCTGCCAAGAAGGAAAAGCTGCACAAAGAGTATTTTGACCTTCGCATGGGAAGAGTGCTCGGGCATGTGGAAAATCCGCTTGCTGTTCGCACCATCAGGCGGAATATCGCTCGTGTGAATACCCGCATTCGCGAATATGAACTCGGAATCCGGAAAGCGGCAAAGTAA
- the rplP gene encoding 50S ribosomal protein L16 has product MLSPKRVKYRKKQRGTTDGVAHRGITIAFGEFALLALEPKWITNRQIEAARIAMTRHIKRGGKVWIRIFPDMPYTKKPAETRQGNGKGAPEGWVAVVKTGAVMFEMGGVTEELAREALTLAASKLPIKTKFVARREVE; this is encoded by the coding sequence ATGCTTAGTCCAAAGAGAGTAAAATATAGAAAGAAGCAGCGTGGCACCACCGATGGTGTTGCACATCGCGGTATTACGATTGCTTTTGGTGAGTTTGCCCTGTTGGCTCTCGAGCCGAAGTGGATTACAAACCGCCAGATCGAGGCAGCTCGTATTGCGATGACCCGTCATATCAAGCGCGGTGGTAAGGTATGGATCAGGATTTTCCCTGATATGCCCTACACCAAGAAGCCCGCTGAAACCCGTCAGGGTAATGGTAAGGGTGCCCCCGAAGGGTGGGTGGCTGTGGTAAAGACCGGTGCTGTCATGTTTGAAATGGGTGGCGTTACCGAAGAGTTGGCTCGTGAAGCATTGACGCTTGCAGCGTCCAAGCTTCCGATTAAGACGAAGTTTGTCGCCAGAAGGGAAGTGGAGTAA
- the rpsC gene encoding 30S ribosomal protein S3, which yields MGQKVNPIGLRLGVNKTWKSKWYVDPREYAETLHEDLKLRKALVECPEVQGAEISDVEIIRKPQRITIVITTSRPGIIIGSKGANVEKLGARLQKLSNKKVQIKIKEIKKPEADAQLIAMNVAKQLVSRGSFRRAMKTAVSKAIQSGAQGVKIRLSGRIGGAEIARSEWMKEGRVPLHTLRSDIDYGFTTANTTFGVIGVKVWVFNGEIYDRAIKEDAGGLVRKPSKSESLEARS from the coding sequence ATGGGCCAGAAAGTTAATCCTATTGGACTCCGTCTTGGAGTCAACAAGACCTGGAAGTCCAAATGGTATGTGGACCCCAGGGAGTATGCAGAAACCCTGCATGAAGATCTGAAGCTGAGAAAGGCTTTGGTTGAATGCCCGGAAGTTCAGGGTGCTGAAATTTCGGATGTGGAAATCATCCGCAAGCCTCAGCGCATCACGATCGTAATCACCACCAGTCGCCCCGGCATCATTATCGGAAGCAAGGGCGCCAACGTTGAGAAGCTTGGTGCACGTCTGCAGAAGCTTTCCAACAAGAAGGTGCAGATTAAGATCAAGGAGATCAAGAAGCCCGAGGCGGACGCCCAGTTGATCGCCATGAACGTTGCCAAGCAGCTCGTCTCCCGCGGTTCATTCCGCAGAGCTATGAAGACTGCTGTTTCCAAGGCAATCCAGAGTGGAGCTCAGGGTGTGAAGATCAGGCTCAGCGGTCGTATCGGTGGTGCAGAAATTGCACGCTCCGAGTGGATGAAGGAAGGCCGTGTTCCTCTTCATACGCTTCGCAGCGACATCGACTATGGTTTTACTACTGCAAATACAACCTTTGGTGTCATTGGTGTCAAGGTTTGGGTATTCAATGGTGAGATCTACGATCGTGCAATCAAAGAGGACGCCGGCGGGTTGGTAAGAAAGCCCAGCAAGAGCGAAAGCCTTGAGGCAAGGAGTTAG
- the rplV gene encoding 50S ribosomal protein L22, producing the protein MEEKKGYSATAKYLMVSPSKVRPVANLVRNKSYVEAVAILEAMPQKGSNLILKVLQSACANALDQNKKIDEENLVIMELQVNEGPRLKRVWPRSHGRRDILLKRMSHITVVVDEKASVRK; encoded by the coding sequence ATGGAAGAAAAGAAAGGTTACTCAGCAACTGCAAAGTATCTGATGGTATCTCCTTCCAAGGTTCGCCCCGTCGCCAATCTTGTGAGGAATAAGTCCTATGTGGAGGCTGTTGCAATTCTCGAGGCTATGCCCCAGAAGGGATCAAACCTGATCCTGAAGGTTTTGCAATCCGCTTGTGCAAATGCTCTTGATCAGAACAAGAAGATCGATGAAGAGAATCTTGTGATCATGGAGTTGCAGGTTAACGAGGGTCCGAGGCTCAAGAGAGTCTGGCCGAGATCCCATGGAAGACGGGATATTCTGCTTAAGAGGATGTCACACATTACCGTCGTCGTTGACGAAAAAGCAAGCGTGAGGAAATAA
- the rpsS gene encoding 30S ribosomal protein S19 codes for MARSIKKGPFIEKKLYKRIQESLKTNQKQMIKTYSRCSTIIPEMVGFTISVYNGKTWIPVFVTENLVGHKLGEFSPTRIFRGHASDKKVG; via the coding sequence GTGGCTAGATCAATCAAAAAAGGTCCTTTTATTGAGAAGAAGTTGTATAAGAGGATTCAGGAGTCTCTCAAGACTAATCAGAAGCAGATGATCAAGACTTATTCCCGCTGTTCAACGATCATCCCTGAAATGGTGGGATTCACGATTTCCGTGTACAACGGAAAGACTTGGATTCCTGTATTTGTGACGGAGAACCTGGTAGGGCACAAGCTCGGTGAATTTTCACCCACCAGAATCTTCCGCGGGCACGCATCCGACAAGAAGGTTGGTTAA
- the rplB gene encoding 50S ribosomal protein L2, with translation MALKTYKPNTPGLRQKTTLVFSELTASKPEKSLTVGLSKKAGRDTFGRISVRRRGGGHKRAYRIIDFKRDKYGIPGTVKTIEYDPNRSANIALVFYADGEKRYMIAPKGLTVGTTVVSGPDASIQSGNALPLKKVPLGLMVHNVELTLGRGGQLVRSAGLGATVVAKEGDYVTLRLPSGEMRMVFGECYATLGQLGNEDHMNVSLGKAGASRHLGRRPKVRGVAMNPIDHPHGGGEGKTAAGRNPVTPWGKPTKGGKTRSKKKPSGAFIVKKRK, from the coding sequence ATGGCTCTAAAAACTTACAAGCCCAATACTCCCGGCCTTCGCCAGAAGACCACTTTGGTCTTCAGCGAGCTGACTGCCAGCAAGCCTGAGAAGTCCTTGACCGTTGGCCTTAGCAAAAAGGCTGGTCGGGATACCTTCGGGCGCATCAGTGTTCGCCGTAGAGGCGGTGGCCATAAGCGTGCATATCGTATCATCGATTTCAAGCGCGACAAGTACGGTATTCCCGGAACTGTCAAGACTATCGAGTACGATCCGAACCGCAGCGCAAACATTGCCTTGGTATTCTATGCCGACGGCGAGAAGCGCTACATGATTGCTCCGAAGGGACTGACCGTAGGAACCACTGTTGTTTCCGGTCCTGATGCTTCGATCCAGAGCGGCAATGCCCTTCCGTTGAAGAAAGTGCCCCTCGGGTTGATGGTTCACAACGTTGAGCTCACTCTCGGCCGCGGTGGACAGCTTGTCCGTTCTGCCGGTCTTGGTGCAACCGTTGTTGCCAAGGAAGGGGACTATGTCACCCTCCGCCTCCCCTCCGGTGAAATGCGCATGGTGTTTGGTGAATGCTACGCTACCCTCGGGCAGCTCGGCAATGAAGACCATATGAACGTCAGCCTCGGAAAGGCCGGTGCAAGCCGTCATCTCGGAAGAAGGCCAAAGGTTCGCGGTGTTGCAATGAACCCGATTGATCACCCGCATGGTGGTGGTGAAGGTAAGACTGCAGCTGGACGCAACCCTGTTACCCCGTGGGGTAAGCCGACCAAGGGTGGCAAGACTCGTTCCAAGAAGAAGCCTTCCGGTGCCTTTATTGTGAAGAAGCGGAAGTAG
- the rplW gene encoding 50S ribosomal protein L23 has translation MRADQIIIEPVLSEKTNIAREGETKRYTFKVRMDSNKFQIKAAVKELFGVEVADCNVMIVKGKPKYSRGKGGSILGNTGDWKKAVVTLAKGASIQAIEGV, from the coding sequence ATGAGAGCAGACCAAATTATTATTGAACCCGTTCTGAGCGAGAAGACAAACATTGCTCGCGAAGGCGAAACGAAAAGGTACACGTTCAAGGTCCGCATGGACAGCAATAAATTCCAGATCAAGGCTGCTGTAAAGGAGCTGTTTGGAGTTGAGGTTGCCGATTGCAACGTGATGATTGTAAAGGGCAAGCCTAAGTATTCCCGCGGTAAGGGTGGCAGCATCCTTGGTAACACCGGTGATTGGAAGAAGGCTGTCGTAACCTTGGCCAAGGGTGCATCCATCCAGGCCATCGAAGGCGTATAA
- the rplD gene encoding 50S ribosomal protein L4 has product METKVFSIDGSEVRSIELNDQVFNREVSDGSIYYAVNNELANRRVGTACTKTRAEVHYSNVKPYKQKGTGNARAGDKKSPVWVGGGTIFGPKPRDYSYTLPKKMKRLAMKSLLSLGVKEDRLVVVEDFSIDSGKTKDLDLIIKNFVKDASRTILILKDDDEMVRRAARNIPYLRVLSYNRLSAKELLYGRKLLVLEGAAKNLNDFYGDK; this is encoded by the coding sequence ATGGAAACGAAAGTCTTTTCAATTGACGGCAGTGAAGTCAGAAGCATTGAGTTGAATGATCAAGTGTTCAACAGAGAAGTGAGTGACGGATCCATTTATTATGCCGTAAACAACGAGCTTGCAAACCGCCGCGTCGGTACTGCATGCACGAAGACCCGCGCTGAGGTCCATTACAGCAACGTAAAACCATACAAACAGAAGGGAACCGGTAACGCACGTGCTGGTGACAAGAAGTCTCCCGTCTGGGTTGGTGGTGGTACGATTTTCGGACCCAAGCCGCGTGATTATAGCTACACCCTTCCCAAGAAGATGAAGAGGCTTGCAATGAAAAGCCTGCTTTCTTTGGGAGTCAAGGAGGACCGCCTCGTAGTAGTTGAGGATTTCTCCATTGATAGTGGCAAGACCAAGGATTTGGACCTGATCATCAAGAATTTCGTCAAGGATGCGTCAAGAACCATCTTGATTCTGAAGGACGACGATGAGATGGTACGCCGCGCTGCGAGGAACATTCCCTACCTGCGTGTTCTCTCATACAACAGGCTTTCCGCCAAGGAACTGCTGTATGGAAGAAAGCTCTTGGTTCTGGAAGGTGCCGCTAAAAATCTCAACGATTTCTACGGCGACAAATAA
- the rplC gene encoding 50S ribosomal protein L3 has protein sequence MLGLIGKKVGMTQVFDAQGRLTPVTVIKIEGNVVVGERTDEKHGYSAAVLGSVDKKKSTITKPYAGQFTDVCEPKQHLIEFRDYDKELTVGEVLGVDIFKDATFVDVTGTTKGKGYAGGMKRHGFSGGRATHGSKFHRDIGGTAMSSTPARTFKGHRMAGHMGNERMTVQNLKVVRVDEEMQVLMVKGAIPGPAQSVVIVKKAIKK, from the coding sequence ATGTTAGGGCTTATCGGCAAAAAAGTTGGAATGACACAGGTGTTTGATGCGCAAGGCAGGCTCACACCAGTGACTGTAATAAAAATTGAGGGCAATGTTGTTGTCGGGGAACGTACTGACGAAAAGCACGGATATAGTGCTGCCGTCCTGGGTTCCGTCGACAAGAAGAAAAGCACTATCACCAAGCCTTATGCTGGCCAGTTCACCGATGTGTGTGAGCCGAAGCAGCATTTGATCGAGTTCCGTGATTATGATAAGGAACTCACGGTCGGCGAGGTGTTGGGCGTGGATATATTCAAGGACGCCACTTTTGTGGATGTCACCGGGACTACGAAAGGTAAGGGTTATGCCGGCGGTATGAAGCGTCACGGCTTCTCTGGCGGTCGCGCAACCCACGGTTCCAAGTTCCACCGCGATATCGGTGGTACTGCAATGTCATCCACCCCTGCTCGCACGTTCAAGGGTCACCGAATGGCTGGCCACATGGGTAATGAGAGGATGACGGTTCAGAACCTGAAAGTCGTCCGTGTCGATGAAGAGATGCAGGTCCTTATGGTTAAGGGTGCTATCCCTGGCCCCGCCCAGAGTGTCGTCATCGTCAAGAAAGCGATTAAGAAGTAG
- the rpsJ gene encoding 30S ribosomal protein S10: MAKERIRVRLRGFDIELVEQSSKAIVETVVRAGATVSGPVPLPTRINKYTVLRSPFVNKKSREQFEMRTHKRLIDILDPTSKVMDALMKLELPAGVDVEIKQ; this comes from the coding sequence ATGGCTAAAGAAAGAATTCGAGTAAGGTTGAGAGGCTTTGATATTGAGCTGGTTGAACAGAGCTCAAAAGCAATCGTTGAAACTGTCGTCAGGGCTGGTGCCACGGTGTCAGGTCCTGTTCCTCTCCCGACTCGTATTAACAAGTACACTGTCCTGAGATCGCCCTTTGTCAATAAAAAATCTCGCGAACAGTTCGAGATGAGAACCCACAAAAGGTTGATTGACATATTGGATCCTACATCAAAAGTCATGGATGCCCTCATGAAGCTTGAGCTCCCTGCCGGTGTGGATGTAGAGATTAAACAGTAA
- the tuf gene encoding elongation factor Tu, producing MAKEKFQRNKPHVNVGTIGHVDHGKTTLTAAITMHCAKLFGDKALGYDAIDNAPEEKERGITINTRHVEYQSTNRHYAHVDCPGHADYIKNMITGAAQMDGAIIVVAATDGAMAQTKEHILLARQVGVPCLVVFINKCDQVDDPELIDLVEEEMRDLLRAQGFDGDNAPVIRGSAYEAMTQPDNPEATKCLDDLLEAMDTYIPLPERAVDQPFLMPIEDIFSISGRGTVVTGRIERGIIKVNDPASIVGIKETRDTVVTGVEMFNKLLDEGQAGDNVGLLLRGVDKKDVVRGQVLAKPKSIQPHAKFTGTVYVLSKDEGGRHSPFFGGYRPQFYFRTTDITGTVNLPEGKQMVLPGDHTEIIVELIHPIAMDKGLRFAIREGGRTVASGQVTEIID from the coding sequence ATGGCAAAAGAGAAATTTCAGAGGAACAAGCCACACGTAAACGTAGGAACCATCGGTCACGTCGACCATGGTAAGACTACCCTTACCGCTGCTATCACCATGCATTGCGCTAAGCTGTTCGGCGATAAGGCCCTTGGTTACGATGCGATTGACAACGCCCCTGAAGAAAAAGAGCGTGGTATTACCATTAACACCAGACACGTTGAGTATCAGTCCACCAACAGGCACTATGCTCACGTTGACTGCCCGGGTCACGCTGACTACATCAAGAACATGATCACCGGTGCTGCGCAGATGGACGGCGCCATCATCGTCGTTGCAGCAACTGACGGTGCAATGGCTCAGACCAAGGAGCACATCCTGCTCGCTCGCCAGGTTGGTGTACCCTGCCTCGTTGTATTCATCAACAAGTGCGACCAGGTTGACGATCCTGAATTGATCGACCTTGTCGAGGAAGAGATGCGCGATCTGCTTCGTGCACAGGGATTCGATGGCGACAACGCTCCTGTCATCCGCGGCAGCGCTTACGAAGCCATGACCCAGCCGGACAATCCTGAAGCAACCAAGTGCCTCGACGACCTGCTCGAAGCAATGGACACCTACATTCCGCTTCCGGAGCGCGCTGTAGACCAGCCCTTCCTGATGCCGATTGAGGACATTTTCTCCATCTCCGGTCGTGGTACCGTTGTTACCGGTCGTATCGAACGCGGTATCATCAAGGTGAACGATCCCGCTTCCATCGTCGGTATCAAGGAAACCCGTGACACCGTCGTAACCGGCGTTGAGATGTTCAACAAGCTGCTCGACGAAGGTCAGGCTGGTGATAACGTTGGTTTGCTGCTTCGCGGCGTTGACAAGAAGGACGTTGTTCGCGGCCAGGTTCTGGCAAAGCCCAAGTCCATCCAGCCCCACGCCAAGTTCACCGGTACCGTATACGTGTTGAGCAAGGACGAAGGCGGACGTCACTCTCCGTTCTTCGGCGGCTATCGCCCGCAGTTCTATTTCCGCACCACTGACATCACCGGTACCGTAAACCTGCCCGAAGGCAAGCAGATGGTACTGCCTGGTGACCACACTGAGATTATCGTTGAACTGATTCACCCGATCGCTATGGACAAGGGTCTCCGCTTCGCTATTCGTGAAGGTGGTAGGACTGTTGCTTCCGGTCAAGTAACCGAGATTATCGACTGA
- the rpsG gene encoding 30S ribosomal protein S7, producing the protein MSRRTTAPVREVLPDPVYGSVIVEKFICRMMVDGKKSISTRIIYQAMASLGEKTGEKPLDVFLKALENVKPVVEVKSRRVGGATYQVPVEIRDNRREALAMRWIIAAARNRNGRSMAEKLGAELLDAFQNTGSAFKKKEDTHRMAEANKAFSHYRW; encoded by the coding sequence ATGTCAAGAAGAACTACTGCTCCCGTCAGGGAAGTGTTGCCCGATCCCGTTTATGGGAGTGTCATTGTTGAGAAGTTCATCTGCCGCATGATGGTGGATGGCAAGAAGTCCATCAGCACCAGGATCATCTACCAGGCTATGGCAAGCCTTGGAGAGAAGACTGGAGAGAAGCCGTTGGACGTGTTTCTCAAAGCCTTGGAAAATGTGAAGCCTGTTGTAGAGGTAAAGAGCCGCCGTGTCGGTGGTGCCACCTACCAGGTTCCCGTCGAGATTCGTGACAATCGCCGTGAGGCGCTTGCAATGCGCTGGATTATCGCAGCCGCCCGCAACCGCAATGGTCGCAGCATGGCTGAGAAGCTTGGTGCCGAGCTCCTTGATGCCTTCCAGAATACCGGTTCCGCCTTCAAGAAGAAGGAAGACACCCACAGGATGGCAGAGGCGAACAAGGCCTTCAGTCACTACCGTTGGTAG
- the rpsL gene encoding 30S ribosomal protein S12 — translation MPTINQLIRKGRTSVRNKTKSPALEGCPQKRGVCTRVMTVTPRKPNSALRKVARVRLSNGIEVTAYIPGIGHNLQEHSVVLLRGGRVKDLPGVRYHIVRGAKDTLGVADRKRSRSKYGAKRPKA, via the coding sequence ATGCCTACTATTAATCAGCTGATCAGAAAGGGGAGGACGAGCGTCCGCAACAAGACCAAGTCCCCAGCCCTTGAAGGTTGTCCCCAGAAGCGTGGTGTTTGCACCAGGGTCATGACCGTCACCCCGAGGAAGCCGAACTCTGCTCTGAGAAAGGTCGCACGTGTGCGCCTCTCCAACGGTATTGAAGTTACCGCGTACATCCCCGGTATCGGCCACAACCTGCAGGAGCACTCTGTTGTTCTTCTGCGTGGAGGAAGGGTCAAGGACCTTCCCGGTGTCCGCTATCACATTGTTCGCGGTGCCAAGGATACCCTCGGTGTTGCAGATCGGAAGAGAAGTCGCTCCAAGTATGGTGCGAAGAGACCCAAGGCTTGA